In Triticum aestivum cultivar Chinese Spring chromosome 5B, IWGSC CS RefSeq v2.1, whole genome shotgun sequence, the following proteins share a genomic window:
- the LOC123113187 gene encoding glycosyltransferase BC10, translated as MTSPVTTHASPFLLALLLLVSIPVVFLLGPRLLPPKTLPAIPDADESDDLALFRRAILSSSSAKPATTSYFFHRRPPPKVAFLFLTNSDIVFSPLWEKYFHGHRQLFNLYVHADPYSVLELPPTPTFRGRFVAAKATQRASPTLISAARRLLATALLDDPSNQFFALLSQSCIPLHPFPTMYKTLLSDNAGPHGHHRSFIEITDNTSILHDRYYARGDNVMLPEVPYDQFRAGSQFFVLTRRHAIMVVRDMRLWKKFKLPCLVERNCSCYPEEHYFPTLLDMQDPAGCTKYSLTRVNWTDQVEGHPHTYHPGEVSANLIRELRKSNAKYSYMFARKFAPECLEPLMEIADSVILRD; from the coding sequence ATGACGTCGCCGGTGACGACGCACGCCTCGCCCTTCCTGCTCGCCCTGCTCCTGCTCGTCTCCATCccggtcgtcttcctccttgggCCGCGCCTCCTCCCACCCAAGACGCTCCCCGCCATCCCGGACGCCGACGAGTCCGACGACCTCGCCCTCTTCCGCCGCGccatcctctcctcttcctccgccaagccggccaccacctCCTACTTCTTCCACCGCCGCCCTCCGCCCAAAGTCGCCTTCCTCTTCCTCACCAACTCCGACATCGTCTTCTCGCCGCTTTGGGAGAAGTACTTCCATGGCCACCGCCAGCTGTTCAACCTGTATGTCCATGCCGATCCATACTCCGTTCTAGAGCTGCCCCCAACGCCCACCTTCCGCGGCCGCTTCGTCGCAGCCAAGGCCACGCAGCGTGCCTCCCCCACGCTCATCTctgccgcccgccgcctcctcgccaccgCACTCCTGGACGACCCGTCCAACCAGTTCTTTGCGCTGCTGTCTCAGTCCTGCATCCCGCTGCACCCGTTCCCCACCATGTACAAGACACTCCTCTCCGACAATGCTGGCCCTCACGGCCACCACCGCAGCTTCATAGAGATAACGGACAACACCTCCATCCTTCATGATAGGTACTATGCCCGCGGTGACAATGTGATGTTGCCAGAGGTGCCGTATGACCAGTTTCGTGCTGGATCGCAGTTCTTTGTGCTGACCAGGAGGCATGCCATCATGGTTGTGAGGGACATGCGTCTCTGGAAGAAGTTTAAGTTGCCTTGTCTGGTCGAGCGCAATTGCTCGTGCTATCCAGAGGAGCACTACTTCCCCACATTGCTGGATATGCAGGACCCTGCTGGATGCACCAAGTATAGCCTCACGAGGGTGAACTGGACAGATCAAGTGGAGGGCCACCCACACACGTATCACCCTGGGGAGGTGTCGGCGAACTTGATCAGGGAGCTGAGGAAGTCAAATGCGAAATACTCATACATGTTTGCACGGAAATTTGCCCCAGAGTGCCTCGAGCCGCTGATGGAGATTGCGGACTCGGTCATCCTACGTGACTAG